One Mesorhizobium sp. L-2-11 genomic region harbors:
- a CDS encoding glycosyltransferase family protein: MSNLKLVYAHPVPIPGQAANTVQVVKACSAFQAIGCRTVLAIPLDRPGTNKWSEIRKAYNPERRVGLWRIPFDHFPAQQLVFGGAVSLLAWLTARDAVITRSISVARVTAAAGRPTVLELHSPVEAERQAVIKRFHMLVKSKNLLSLVVISEALRKHFESRWPELSGRILSTPLGGDLVTEPTQGAIPLCGDFNVGYAGQLYPGKGMEIILPLAQACPWATFHIVGGAQHDIDQWRARAESERNIIFHGYVPHARIPSFLAAFDVALAPYQRVVRGVGNDATNLADWMSPLKAFEYMAHGKAILCSDLPVLQEIFTGGETALLCSPDDPMDWTRALTQLRDNTELRRRLGENARRRMEREFTREAWARKIAHDIGSRLHAGKRRRPIERSGAGQLGRNN, translated from the coding sequence ATGAGTAATTTGAAGCTTGTCTATGCGCATCCCGTGCCTATTCCGGGCCAGGCGGCAAACACCGTGCAGGTCGTGAAGGCATGCAGCGCGTTTCAAGCAATCGGGTGCAGAACTGTTCTTGCAATTCCCCTTGATCGACCCGGCACAAACAAGTGGAGCGAAATTAGGAAGGCCTACAATCCAGAGCGGCGTGTTGGTTTGTGGCGCATACCATTCGACCATTTTCCAGCCCAACAGCTTGTCTTTGGCGGTGCCGTGTCGTTGCTCGCATGGCTGACGGCGCGCGATGCCGTGATCACACGGTCGATCTCCGTTGCCAGGGTTACGGCTGCAGCGGGCAGGCCAACGGTCCTGGAGTTGCACAGCCCGGTTGAAGCCGAGCGCCAAGCTGTCATCAAGCGCTTCCACATGTTGGTGAAGTCGAAAAACCTTCTTTCACTCGTTGTCATCAGCGAAGCGTTGAGGAAACACTTTGAAAGCCGGTGGCCCGAGTTGTCAGGTCGCATCCTGTCCACGCCGCTCGGTGGCGATCTCGTGACAGAGCCGACGCAAGGCGCGATCCCGCTCTGCGGGGATTTCAATGTTGGATATGCGGGGCAACTCTATCCAGGAAAAGGAATGGAGATCATACTTCCTCTTGCGCAAGCCTGCCCTTGGGCTACCTTTCATATCGTCGGTGGGGCACAGCATGACATCGACCAGTGGCGGGCGCGGGCAGAATCTGAGAGAAATATCATCTTTCACGGATATGTGCCGCATGCGCGGATCCCGTCCTTCCTTGCGGCGTTCGACGTGGCGCTCGCGCCCTACCAGCGGGTTGTACGAGGCGTCGGCAATGATGCCACGAACCTGGCCGATTGGATGTCGCCCCTGAAGGCATTCGAATACATGGCGCATGGAAAAGCCATCCTCTGCAGCGATCTTCCGGTTTTGCAAGAAATATTCACCGGTGGCGAAACCGCACTTCTTTGCTCCCCGGATGATCCTATGGATTGGACTCGGGCGCTGACCCAATTGCGCGACAATACTGAGTTGCGGAGGCGACTTGGTGAGAACGCGAGACGGCGAATGGAGCGCGAATTCACCCGCGAGGCATGGGCGAGAAAAATAGCCCATGATATTGGATCGCGTTTGCATGCAGGGAAACGCCGCAGGCCAATTGAACGGTCTGGAGCAGGTCAACTTGGACGAAATAACTGA